The nucleotide sequence ATCCCCGAGCTGGTGATCATCTCCGGCATGTCCGGAGCGGGCCGCTCGACGGCGGCGAAGTGCCTGGAGGACCTCGGCTGGTTCGTCGTCGACAACCTCCCGCCCGCCCTCATCCCCACCATGGTGGAGCTGGGCGCCCGCTCCCAGGGCAACGTGGCGCGGATCGCGGTCGTCGTGGACGTGCGCGGCCGCCGCTTCTTCGACAACCTCCGCGAATCCCTCGCCGACCTCGACAGCCGGGGCGTCACCCGGCGGATCGTCTTCCTGGAGTCCTCCGACGACGCCCTGGTGCGCCGCTTCGAGTCGGTGCGCCGCCCGCACCCCCTCCAGGGTGACGGCCGCATCGTGGACGGCATCGCCGCCGAGCGCGAGCTGCTGCGCGAGCTGCGCGGCGACGCCGACCTGGTCATCGACACCTCCAGCCTCAACGTGCACGAGCTGCGCGCCAAGATGGACGCCCAGTTCGCCGGCGAGGAGGAGCCCAAGCTGCGGGCCACCGTGATGTCCTTCGGCTTCAAGTACGGCCTCCCGGTCGACGCCGACCTCGTCGCGGACATGCGGTTCCTGCCCAACCCGCACTGGGTCCCGGAGCTGCGCCCCTTCACCGGGGTCAACGAGGAGGTCGCCTCCTACGTCTTCAACCAGCCTGGCGCCAAGGAGTTCCTCGACCGGTACGCCGAGCTGCTCCGGCTGATCGCGGCCGGTTACCGCCGCGAGGGCAAGCGGTACGTGACCATCGCCATCGGCTGTACGGGCGGCAAGCACCGCTCGGTCGCCATGTCGGAGAAGCTCGCCGCGCGCCTCGCGGCGGAGGGCGTGGAGACGGTGGTCGTGCACCGGGACATGGGACGCGAATGACGGAACGTACACGGCGGCTGCGCGGCCTGCGCCGCGTGGTTCCCGAGGGGCGTCTGAGCCGTGCCGGCGTCGAGGCCCGCGCGTCCCGCCCCGTGGAGGTCCGGGGCGCGCGGCCCCGCAGGCGCGGGGCCCAGCCCAAGGTGGTCGCCCTAGGCGGCGGCATGGGCCTGTCCGCCTCCCTCGCCGCGCTGCGCCGGATCACCGGTGACCTCACCGCCGTCGTCACGGTCGCCGACGACGGCGGCTCCAGCGGGCGCCTGCGCGACGAGCTGGGCGTGCTGCCGCCCGGCGATCTCCGCAAGGCGCTGGCCGCGCTGTGCGGGGACGACGACTGGGGCCAGACCTGGGCCCGGGTCATCCAGCACCGCTTCCAGTCCCAGGGCGACCTGCACGACCACGCGGTCGGCAATGTGCTGATCGTCGCCCTGTGGGAGCAGCTCGGCGACCATGTGCAGGCGCTGGACCTGGTCGGCAGACTGCTCGGCGCGCACGGCCGGGTGCTGCCCATGTCGGCGGTTCCGCTGGAGCTGCAGGCCCTGGTCAAGGGGCACGACCCGGAGCGGCCGGAGGACGTGGACACCGTCCGCGGGCAGGCGACGGTCGCTCTGACACCGGGCGAGGTGCAGTCGGTGCACCTGGTGCCGTCCGACCCGCCCGCCGTGCCGGAGGCGGTCGAAGCGGTGCTGGACGCGGACTGGGTGGTGCTCGGGCCGGGCTCCTGGTTCTCCTCGGTCATCCCGCATCTGCTGGTGCCCGAACTGCTCGACGCGCTCACCCAGACCAAGGCGCGCAGGGTGCTCTCCCTGAACCTCGCTCCGCAGCCCGGCGAAACAGAGGGCTTCTCCCCGCAGCGTCATTTGGAGGTTTTGGGGCGACACGCCCCTAAACTCGCCCTGGACGTGGTGCTGGCCGACGAGGCGGCCGTGCCCGACCGCGATTCGCTCACCGAGGCCGCCAAGCGGCTGGGAGCCGCGGTCGAGCTGGCGCCGGTGGCCCGGACCGACGGAACTCCCCGGCACGATCCGGAGCTGCTGGCCGCCGCGTACGACCGTATTTTTCGGATGCATGGAAGGATCGGCCCATGGCGATGACGGCAGCGGTGAAGGACGAGATCTCCCGGCTCCCCGTCACCCGGACCTGCTGCAGAAAGGCGGAGGTCTCCGCCATTCTGCGGTTCGCCGGCGGCCTCCACCTGGTGAGCGGGCGCATTGTGATCGAGGCGGAGCTGGACACCGCGATGGCGGCCCGGCGCCTCAAGCGGGACATCCTGGAGATCTTCGGCCACAGCTCCGAGCTGATCGTGATGGCGCCCGGCGGGCTGCGGCGCGGCTCGCGCTACGTGGTGCGGGTCGTGGCGGGCGGCGACCAGTTGGCCCGCCAGACCGGGCTCGTGGACGGCCGGGGACGCCCGATCCGGGGTCTGCCCCCGCAGGTGGTGTCCGGCGCCACCTGTGACGCCGAGGCGGCCTGGCGCGGAGCCTTCCTGGCGCACGGTTCGCTCACCGAGCCCGGCCGGTCCTCCTCGCTGGAGGTGACCTGCCCCGGCCCCGAGGCCGCGCTCGCGCTGGTCGGCGCCGCCCGCAGGCTCTCGATCGCCGCCAAGGCCCGCGAGGTGCGGGGCGTGGACCGGGTCGTCGTCCGTGACGGTGACGCCATCGGCGCCCTGCTCACCCGGCTCGGCGCGCACGAGTCGGTGCTCGCCTGGGAGGAGCGCCGGATGCGGCGCGAGGTCCGCGCGACCGCCAACCGGCTCGCCAACTTCGACGACGCCAACCTGCGCCGCTCGGCGCGGGCCGCCGTGGCCGCCGGGGCGCGGGTGCAGCGGGCGCTGGAGATCCTGGGCGAGGAGGTGCCCGAGCACCTCGCCGCCGCCGGGCGGCTGCGCATGGAGCACAAGCAGGCGTCCCTGGAGGAGCTGGGCGCGCTCGCCGACCCGCCGCTGACCAAGGACGCGGTCGCCGGGCGCATCCGCCGGCTGCTGGCGATGGCCGACAAGCGCGCCTCCGACCTGGGCATCCCCAGCACCGAGGCCAACCTCTCGGAGGAGCTGGCGGACAACCTCGTCGGCTGAGCCGCAGGCCCGGCTCGGCCATGAGAAGGACCGCGCAGACGCCGGTGCCGCCGCCCGTTCGGGTGGTCGGCACCGGCGTTTCGCGTGTCCTTGGGGCGCTCTTGACTCGATCATGCAGTGACATGAGCCTGGCAACCTGTTCGCCGCTGTGGCGGACCACCGCGAGGGGGGTTCATGAGACACGGAGCGAGACCCGGGGCCAGGGCGGTCCTCGCCGTCGGGGCGCTGCTGGCCGGAGCGGCCTGCCTCACGCCCGTCGCCCAGGCGCGGGACGCGACGCCCGCCGCCGGCGGTGACGAGGTCAAGGTCTTCCGGGCCGAGGTGACCCGCGCCCAGGTGCCCCTGCTCCTTAGGGCCGGGCAGGACGCCCACGAGCTGGGCGAGCGGGTGGCCGCACGCGGCCGGACCGCCGTCGAGGTCTACCTCACCGACCGGCAGGCCCGCCGCCTGGGTGAGCAGGGTGTCCGCCTCACCGAGAGCACCCTGCCGACCGGCGCCGAGAAGCGCGTCAGGGCCGCGGCCCAGGGCG is from Streptomyces seoulensis and encodes:
- the rapZ gene encoding RNase adapter RapZ; the protein is MTEHQARPTAQRAGTQAATDDSHPRAAEQDNGAQVSTDVTPAAANEAPIPELVIISGMSGAGRSTAAKCLEDLGWFVVDNLPPALIPTMVELGARSQGNVARIAVVVDVRGRRFFDNLRESLADLDSRGVTRRIVFLESSDDALVRRFESVRRPHPLQGDGRIVDGIAAERELLRELRGDADLVIDTSSLNVHELRAKMDAQFAGEEEPKLRATVMSFGFKYGLPVDADLVADMRFLPNPHWVPELRPFTGVNEEVASYVFNQPGAKEFLDRYAELLRLIAAGYRREGKRYVTIAIGCTGGKHRSVAMSEKLAARLAAEGVETVVVHRDMGRE
- a CDS encoding gluconeogenesis factor YvcK family protein; translated protein: MTERTRRLRGLRRVVPEGRLSRAGVEARASRPVEVRGARPRRRGAQPKVVALGGGMGLSASLAALRRITGDLTAVVTVADDGGSSGRLRDELGVLPPGDLRKALAALCGDDDWGQTWARVIQHRFQSQGDLHDHAVGNVLIVALWEQLGDHVQALDLVGRLLGAHGRVLPMSAVPLELQALVKGHDPERPEDVDTVRGQATVALTPGEVQSVHLVPSDPPAVPEAVEAVLDADWVVLGPGSWFSSVIPHLLVPELLDALTQTKARRVLSLNLAPQPGETEGFSPQRHLEVLGRHAPKLALDVVLADEAAVPDRDSLTEAAKRLGAAVELAPVARTDGTPRHDPELLAAAYDRIFRMHGRIGPWR
- the whiA gene encoding DNA-binding protein WhiA, translated to MAMTAAVKDEISRLPVTRTCCRKAEVSAILRFAGGLHLVSGRIVIEAELDTAMAARRLKRDILEIFGHSSELIVMAPGGLRRGSRYVVRVVAGGDQLARQTGLVDGRGRPIRGLPPQVVSGATCDAEAAWRGAFLAHGSLTEPGRSSSLEVTCPGPEAALALVGAARRLSIAAKAREVRGVDRVVVRDGDAIGALLTRLGAHESVLAWEERRMRREVRATANRLANFDDANLRRSARAAVAAGARVQRALEILGEEVPEHLAAAGRLRMEHKQASLEELGALADPPLTKDAVAGRIRRLLAMADKRASDLGIPSTEANLSEELADNLVG